A part of Deinococcus betulae genomic DNA contains:
- a CDS encoding ring-cleaving dioxygenase, translated as MTTIPLVPHGLHHVTAVTANARENLRFYTGVLGLRLVKKTVNQDDVTAYHLFYADAEGSPGSDLTFFEWPVPPEQPGNHSISRTSLRVPLGSLEWWQGHLEGQGLQVTPVTRAGRPHLDFHDPEGQRLSLVEGGPQGVVWPDSSVPAEHQIYGLGPAELTLPNLFPTARVLERAFGLTASGTYPDSENAAHTVQVYQMGEGGPHAELHLRINPALPPARPGAGGVHHLALRVQDGHYHAWNAHLSGLGLRTSGEVDRHWFQSIYYREPQGVLIELATDGPGFAVDEDPAHLGETLILAPFLEPRRPQIEAGLTPLT; from the coding sequence GCCAATGCCCGCGAAAATCTGCGCTTCTACACTGGGGTGCTGGGGCTGCGGCTGGTCAAGAAAACCGTGAATCAGGACGACGTGACCGCCTACCATCTGTTCTACGCCGATGCCGAGGGCAGTCCCGGCAGCGACCTGACCTTCTTCGAGTGGCCAGTGCCGCCCGAGCAGCCCGGCAACCACAGCATCTCGCGCACCAGTTTGCGGGTGCCACTGGGGTCGCTGGAGTGGTGGCAGGGGCATCTGGAAGGGCAGGGCCTTCAGGTCACACCCGTCACCCGCGCCGGGCGTCCACATCTGGATTTCCACGACCCTGAGGGCCAGCGCCTGAGCTTGGTCGAGGGTGGGCCTCAGGGCGTGGTCTGGCCGGATAGTTCTGTCCCCGCAGAGCATCAAATCTATGGCCTGGGGCCTGCTGAGCTAACCCTGCCCAACCTCTTTCCCACTGCGCGGGTGCTGGAACGGGCGTTTGGGCTGACGGCCAGCGGCACCTATCCCGATTCGGAGAACGCGGCGCACACCGTTCAGGTCTACCAGATGGGCGAAGGAGGTCCCCACGCCGAACTGCACCTGCGCATTAACCCTGCGCTGCCCCCAGCCCGCCCTGGCGCCGGCGGCGTGCATCATCTGGCCCTGCGGGTGCAAGACGGGCACTACCACGCTTGGAATGCCCATCTGAGCGGCCTAGGGCTACGCACCAGCGGCGAAGTGGACCGCCACTGGTTTCAGAGCATCTACTACCGGGAGCCGCAGGGCGTCCTGATCGAACTGGCCACAGACGGCCCTGGGTTCGCCGTGGATGAAGACCCGGCCCACCTGGGCGAAACCCTGATTCTCGCGCCGTTCCTGGAGCCGAGGCGCCCACAGATTGAAGCGGGATTGACGCCGCTGACCTGA